Proteins from one Flavobacteriales bacterium genomic window:
- a CDS encoding methionyl-tRNA formyltransferase, whose amino-acid sequence MKITVFTNSQPRHLSLLNDLSKVANTVYAVCERHSIFDNTSATMKGYFSEVKKAETTFFGNKIKLASNIRQLEISSTELNIDDLEKQEPCLDSDIYIVFGASYIKSNLADFLIQKKAWNIHLGISPFYRGSSCNFWASYQGNHHLVGATIHLLSKRLDAGKILFHALPSIEENPFYLGMNAVKSAHIGVVEKITNSELNNTRTVAQDYLKEIKFSTKDEFNDSIAKNYLQHLPSKGDLFRSLSKRNLSAFINPYIIK is encoded by the coding sequence ATGAAGATTACGGTATTTACGAATAGTCAACCACGACATTTATCTCTTCTGAACGACTTGTCGAAAGTTGCGAATACCGTATATGCGGTTTGCGAGAGGCATTCAATTTTTGATAACACCTCTGCTACTATGAAAGGGTATTTTTCTGAAGTAAAAAAAGCAGAAACTACATTTTTCGGAAACAAAATTAAATTAGCGAGTAACATTCGTCAATTAGAAATTTCGAGTACTGAATTAAACATAGATGATCTTGAAAAACAGGAACCCTGTTTAGATTCTGATATATACATCGTTTTCGGGGCTAGTTATATAAAAAGTAACCTCGCCGACTTTTTAATTCAAAAAAAAGCTTGGAACATCCATTTGGGTATCTCCCCTTTCTACAGAGGAAGCTCATGTAATTTCTGGGCCTCTTACCAAGGAAATCATCATTTAGTTGGAGCTACAATCCATCTTCTGTCCAAAAGATTAGATGCTGGTAAAATTCTATTTCATGCTCTTCCTTCGATAGAAGAAAATCCATTTTATCTAGGAATGAATGCAGTTAAAAGTGCACATATAGGCGTGGTAGAAAAAATAACAAATAGCGAACTAAATAATACAAGGACAGTAGCTCAAGATTATCTGAAGGAGATTAAATTCTCTACAAAAGATGAGTTTAACGATTCAATTGCCAAAAATTATTTGCAACATCTACCATCAAAAGGAGATTTATTCCGTTCCCTTTCGAAAAGGAATTTAAGTGCGTTTATCAATCCGTATATTATTAAATAA